A genomic segment from Cryptococcus gattii WM276 chromosome J, complete sequence encodes:
- a CDS encoding Hypothetical Protein (Similar to TIGR gene model, INSD accession AAW46690.1): MAVQVDIPKSEASRAEGNTAFKKGKWVEAIGHYTNAVIYNPEDPVAYCNRAQAFLKLDKYHDAERDCTSALTLPKGRNNIKALYRRGLARKGLKKVEEALSDMEEVLRLDKSNAVVKLELEELHEMKTKIDQEKKKPSRRPLTPPTLPKSLPKESCNAPKSENASDLTNLTQSLELKSTSQFPEEKKETSFAAMRKSRDGKKMSFASESTPQSSTQTPDRESAADAALSAIFPPTKPRIGPISESKKLATSAIKANPTPSGSALPPLPSSLDTTSTSSGAGLNLLRYFTSSPTYNFSLISLYPAENIPKILDTLLEPDTLGSLLLALDEGANKGTEREKEKVKKIMEGLRQTKRWKMNIGMLSMDEKKAGENAWKSCGGSGSWI; this comes from the exons ATGGCAGTCCAAGTGGACATACCCAAGTCAGAGGCCTCTCGCGCCGAA GGTAATACAGCTTTCAAAAAGGGCAAATGGGTTGAAGCGATTG GGCACTACACCAACGCTGTTATCTACAATCCGGAAGATCCCGTAGCATACTGCAACAGAGCTCAAGCATTCCTCAAGCTGGACAA GTATCATGATGCCGAACGAGACTGTACATCTGCTCTCACTTTACCTAAGGGTAGGAACAATATTAAGGCATTGTATAGAAGGGGTCTTGCTAGGAAGGGTTTAAAAAAGGTTGAAGAGGCTCTCAGCG ATATGGAGGAGGTGCTCCGGTTGGATAAGAGTAATGCGGTCGTCAAGCTCGAGCTGGAGGAGCTACATGAGATGAAGACTAAAATTGAtcaagagaagaag AAACCCTCTCGAAGACCCCTCACCCCACCAACATTGCCAAAATCCCTACCGAAAGAGTCCTGCAATGCACCAAAGTCAGAAAATGCCTCAGATCTGACAAATCTTACTCAAAGCCTTGAACTAAAGTCTACATCTCAATTTCcggaggagaagaaagagacTTCGTTCGCGGCCATGCGTAAATCTCGCGATGGAAAGAAAATGTCTTTTGCAAGCGAAAGTACTCCACAATCATCAACCCAAACCCCAGATAGAGAATCTGCTGCAGACGCCGCTCTTTCCGCCATCTTTCCTCCAACAAAACCTCGTATCGGGCCCATATCCGAATCCAAAAAGCTGGCAACCTCAGCAATCAAAGCTAACCCTACACCAAGCGGTTCAGCTTTGCCCCCActgccttcttctttggaTACCACTTCAACATCTTCTGGTGCTGGTCTGAACTTACTCCGTTACTTTACATCGTCACCCACCTACAACTTCTCCCTCATATCACTCTATCCAGCAGAAAATATACCAAAAATCCTTGACACATTGTTGGAACCCGATACTCTAGGTTCTCTGCTGCTTGCTTTAGATGAGGGTGCAAATAAAGGGActgaaagggaaaaggaaaaggtCAAGAAGATTATGGAAGGTCTGAGACAGAcgaagagatggaagatgaaCATCGGCATGCTTAGCATGGATGAAAAGAAGGCCGGGGAGAATGCCTGGAAATCATGCGGAGGGTCTGGTAGCTGGATATAA
- a CDS encoding transcriptional regulator nrg2, putative (Similar to TIGR gene model, INSD accession AAW46444.1), translating to MSTEASPHQTQHLHSSYPHHPASIPSNEPPRMSNPAPSLPDTANGSHSFTGDLSMSSMKTEDSMSDNSAVAGQPSQPSKGKNGATGPAEGKAKPHVCPICQRGFTTGGHLQRHHRIHTGVKAFKCPFPGCETRTSRQDNLQQHYRTHLSPTLRRGSGSAARAAVNAAMEAAGLKSSSSRQPRKSKSGTGTPTSATASHFPSPYATNPGPNPYAAYMYDQQHGYPPPYPIPPGVAMTQPQSATSSRVPSPVNGHSATGSLPPAHQQSFFSQPYTPTYASYPSVHQQPPYRYPTGGIPYPAGPYSHHGLYSSSIAPEHSQHMYSPMQSSFAGHSREGSYGLSASAYGGRSPTSGAYGHARR from the exons ATGTCTACAGAAGCATCACCTCACCAAACTCAACATCTACACTCGTCATACCCCCACCACCCCGCCTCTATTCCCTCCAACGAGCCACCCCGCATGTCCAATCCCGccccttctcttcctgaCACTGCAAATGGTTCCCATTCATTTACTGGAGATCTGTCGATGAGCTCGATGAAGACGGAGGACTCAATGAGTGATAATTCTGCTGTGGCAGGTCAACCATCTCAGCCATCAAAGGGGAAGAATGGCGCCACAGGACCAGCGGAGGGAAAGGCCAAACCACACGTGTGCCCTATCTGCCAGAGAGGGTTTACTACAGGAGGACATTTACAGAGACATCATAGAATCCACACTGGCGTGAAAGCGTTCAAGTGTCCTTTTCCTGGGTGCGAGACAAGAACCAGTCGGCAAGATAATTTGCAGCAACA CTATCGAACTCATCTGTCTCCTACCCTCCGTCGGGGGTCTGGCTCAGCGGCTCGAGCAGCGGTGAACGCTGCGATGGAGGCAGCGGGGTTGaagtcttcttcttctcgacAACCACGAAAGTCAAAAAGTGGGACAGGCACGCCCACTTCAGCGACTGCTAGCCATTTCCCTTCACCATATGCCACCAATCCAGGTCCTAACCCATATGCTGCCTACATGTACGACCAACAGCATGGTTATCCACCTCCATACCCTATTCCCCCTGGGGTAGCTATGACTCAACCTCAATCTGCCACTTCCAGTCGCGTACCATCTCCTGTTAATGGACACTCTGCAACCGGCTCTTTACCTCCTGCACACCAGCAatccttcttttctcagCCTTATACACCCACTTACGCCTCTTACCCCAGCGTCCATCAACAACCCCCGTATAGGTATCCCACAGGTGGTATACCCTATCCCGCTGGGCCGTACTCGCACCACGGCCTGTATTCTTCAAGTATCGCTCCTGAACATAGCCAACACATGTACAGCCCCATGCAAAGCAGCTTTGCTGGACACTCGAGGGAAGGGTCTTACGGACTTTCGGCCTCCGCCTATGGTGGGCGGAGCCCCACCTCTGGTGCGTATGGGCATGCTCGTAGATAG
- a CDS encoding histone h2a variant, putative (Similar to TIGR gene model, INSD accession AAW46445.1), giving the protein MSSKVGGGKGGKSKTSSETKVLTTRSSKAGLQFPVGRIHRFLRNKNANNVRIGAKAAVYVASIMEYLTAEVLELAGNAAKDLRVKRITPRHLQLAIRGDEELDLLIRATIAGGGVLPHIHKSLVAKNAPLKKPKALNA; this is encoded by the exons ATGTCTTCTAAAGTTGGTGGCGGTAAAGGTGGAAAATCCAAGACTTCCTCAGAAACTAAGGTTTTGACCACTAGATCATCCAAAGCTGGGCTTCAA TTCCCTGTGGGCCGTATCCACCG ATTCTTGAGGAACAAGAACGCCAACAATGTCCGTATTGGCGCCAAGGCAGCTGTTTATGTGGCATCCATCATGGAGTATCTGACTGCCGAGGTTCTTGAGCTTGCCG GCAACGCTGCCAAAGACCTCCGCGTAAAACGTATCACTCCTCGACACCTGCAACTTGCCATCCGTGGAGACGAAGAGCTTGATCTGCTTATTCGAGCTACCATCGCAGGTGGTGGTGTTCTGCCTCACATTCATAAA TCTCTTGTCGCGAAGAATGCCCCCCTCAAGAAGCCAAAGGCTCTCAACGCTTAG
- a CDS encoding phosphatidylinositol 3-kinase, putative (Similar to TIGR gene model, INSD accession AAW46446.1), which produces MSQVVVDEAIISLLSDKTVSKDIFITFLDLLAFCTKDTTPYFSPKVFEAAKRCALQCFHGGLNQTLPGVILWYIEQQAEAFPTPESISSLVEANIRVGSGGYDAAWRTLLWLENDWNIEPQPMWITSLSHWQQALGAQDRIDKNQQVTMYSSFNLRMICHHALGDYQKGYDLAQNLFEGLDDDERRNTAHWATAAAWHMGDFDTMADYLAFHPRGTSKSLYKAIIDIHNEQYASAFYHINKAQSLSYDELQMQLGAGHQVALKSLAKTEFLVELQEAIQYKSQPELRPTILATWKTRFKRSHADANSWLKRLQIWTLACSPKTFELQACFLDTAKLCESEGMHEAAQSIIKRITPNVTPPGCKVEYTKLRLQWEDVFQRYDRNGMEAVFERLYIHTHRFLGYINVNKKELEASASGLQPLSEIENLDISKRQIIARRYYRLGEWTAILQGSEWLKDQGSTVLTYTSLAAKMDVSWYEAAFSLAERSVTLFESNGFSSSDGVAICSYIVPALRSLFQAARTKKSQEFVIKALLRLVTLWFRFGESQAVLVEVENQLNITDVEPWLSAIPQLIARLGTPQKDLQYTLIKLLKSISSHYPHAVIWPLLTATQTRKVEHQEAARVIMDYICSMPDGTRLVDQAELVGGELIRTSTSWLEKWRGIIDRFLPRQDLMEIRWHDIPKIWEEDLKMLKNPETPDEHQFVLQYGHQLHLVDRTLVRYNSIRELNLVNKAYSTLYGLYGEVEAQLNQWRLPGMKLYLASTAPRLLTLRDCILTVPGLYDPHIKLDDQAFIDRFQPAVHILSSKQLPRKLTIQSNLFDHTFLLKGNEDLRGDERIMQLFNLINTLLNHRSDAFGRNLHLLPYEVVPLSPSAGLVNWVSNTHQLQSMIQANRDKHKRNALTNRELGSLLGYDPDVFNPNHPKLDAPAEMDKYDKLLLPTKVQRLKAALSHSNQSDIKDVLWQRSPSADIWIRRRTNFARTVGVASFAGYIIGLGDRHGSNILVDQLTWGALHIDFGDLFNVAQERSFLPEKVPFRLTRMMTNAFELASQGDLNTPGSRGTFKQASLITMDVLRDSRSTLLAMLEAFLYDPLLSWTSSQNNISGAAQIEEAAPKVGTSLEGLKSETGRNKSSESAQSQQSETKNLSIQDDSHTSQQLDNSVISTCLRTDSYMARVSCAGMTNSKALQVLTQIERKLVGLPNANSEQPLSVDNQVQELIKEATDLQNLSQGYVLGWIPHW; this is translated from the exons ATGTCCCAGGTCGTCGTTGATGAAGCGATAATCTCTCTATTATCAGACAAGACTGTGAGCAAGGATATTTTTATCACGTTCTTGGATCTGCTTGCCTTTTGCACAAAAGATACAACGCCTTATTTTAGTCCTAAAGTCTTTGAGGCGGCAAAAAGGTGTGCTTTGCAATGCTTCCATGGTGGTTTGAATCAGACACTGCCCGGAGTGATCCTGTGGTACATTGAGCAGCAAGCGGAAGCATTTCCTACTCCAGAGAGCATATCTAGCCTTGTGGAAGCTAATATCAG AGTCGGATCTGGGGGCTATGATGCCGCATGGAGGACCTTGTTATGGCTGGAGAATGATTGGAATATTGAGCCTCAACCAATGTGGATCACTTCTCTCAGTCATTGGCAGCAAGCTCTCGGCGCCCAAGACAGGATCGACAAAAATCAACAAGTTACGATGTATTCCTCATTCAACCTCCGAATGATCTGCC ACCATGCCCTTGGAGATTATCAAAAAGGCTATGACTTGGCTCAGAACTTATTTGAAGGTCTTGATGACGACGAGCGACGTAATACAGCGCACTGGGCAACCGCTGCTGCGTGGCATATG GGAGATTTTGATACAATGGCAGATTACCTTGCATTTCATCCCAGAGGCACAAGTAAATCTTTGTACAAGGCCATCATCGATATACACAATGAACAGTATGCGTCGGCCTTCTACCACATCAACAAAGCTCAGAGTCTCTCTTACGACGAGCTACAGATGCAACTGGGGGCTGGGCACCAAGTTGCCCTGAAAAGTCTAGCCAAAACAGAGTTCTTGGTTGAGTTACAGGAAGCGATTCAGTATAAATCTCAACCTGAGTTACGCCCGACCATTCTTGCCACTTGGAAAACACGTTTCAAACGGAGCCATGCCGATGCTAATTCGTGGCTGAAGCGTCTTCAAATATGGACACTTGCATGCTCGCCAAAAACTTTTGAGCTGCAGGCCTGCTTTCTCGACACTGCAAAACTGTGCGAAAGTGAAGGAATGCATGAAGCTGCTCAATCCATAATTAAGCGTATAACTCCAAATGTAACCCCTCCT GGTTGCAAAGTGGAATATACAAAGTTGAGGCTTCA ATGGGAAGATGTATTTCAAAGATATGATCGCAATGGAATGGAAGCTGTTTTCGAACGCCTTTACATTCACACACATCGATTCCTTGGATATATTAACGTCAACAAGAAGGAGCTTGAAGCATCCGCTTCGGGTTTGCAACCCCTTTCCGAAATTGAAAATCTTGATATCTCTAAGCGACAGATAATTGCAAGACGTTACTACCGTCTAGGAGAATGGACGGCGATCTTACAAGGGTCCGAATGGTTAAAG GATCAAGGCTCTACAGTCCTCACGTATACGTCTTTAGCGGCAAAGATGGACGTTTCTTG GTATGAGGCAGCCTTTTCTCTCGCTGAACGTTCAGTTACATTGTTTGAGAGCAATGGATTCTCAAGCTCTGATGGAGTGGCAATATGTAGCTATA TCGTCCCGGCCTTGAGAA GCCTGTTCCAAGCTGCAAGGACTAAAAAAAGCCAAGAATTTGTTATCAAGGCACTCTTGCGATTGGTGACGCTTTGGTTCAGATTTGGGGAGAGTCAAGCCGTGCTTGTGGAAGTTGAGAATCAACTCAACATAACCGATGTCGAGCCCTGGTTATCCGCTATCCCACAGCTCATAGCTCGTCTAGGTACTCCTCAAAAGGACCTCCAGTACACATTGATCAAACTACTAAAATCTATATCCTCTCATTACCCGCATGCTGTCATATGGCCTCTCTTGACTGCTACTCAAACGAGAAAGGTAGAGCATCAAGAGGCAGCGAGGGTTATCATGGATTATATATGTAGCATGCCCGATGGCACACGCTTGGTTGATCAAGCCGAATTAGTTGGGGGAGAGTTGATCCGCACTTCAACGTCGTGgttggaaaa ATGGAGGGGTATTATTGATCGCTTTCTCCCCAGGCAGGATCTCATGGAGATACGGTGGCATGACATCCCAAAGATttgggaagaagatctCAAAATGTTAAAA AACCCGGAGACTCCAGATGAGCACCAGTTTGTTTTGCAATATGGCCATCAGCTACATCTGGTCGACAGGACCCTGGTTCGGTACAATTCTATTAGAGAGCTCAATCTTGTCAATAAAGCATACAGCACCTTGTACGGA CTGTATGGAGAGGTTGAAGCACAGCTGAATCAATGGAGGTTACCAGGCATGAAGCTTTACTTAGCAAGCACTGCACCTCGCCTTCTCACTTTGCGAGACTGCATTTTAACAGTGCCCG GGCTCTATGACCCACATATCAAGCTTGACGATCAAGCCTTCATTGATCGCTTTCAGCCAGCAGTTCACATTCTTTCTTCTAAGCAGCTTCCTCGGAAACTTACAATTCAGTCAAATCTTTTTGATCACACATTCCTACTGAAGG GTAACGAAGATCTTCGAGGTGATGAGCGTATTATGCAATTATTCAATCTCATCAACACTCTTCTGAATCATCGTTCAGACGCCTTTGGCCGAAATTTGCATCTTTTGCCTTATGAAGTTGTGCCTCTTTCGCCATCAGCAGGCCTTGTCAACTGGGTATCTAACACTCATCA GCTGCAGTCGATGATTCAAGCAAATCGAGACAAGCACAAGCGAAATGCACTTACTAACCGAGAACTGGGTTCGTTACTAGGG TATGATCCAGATGTGTTTAATCCTAATCACCCAAAATTGGATGCACCAGCTGAGATGGACAAGTATGACAAATTGCTGTTACCTACAAAAGTCCAGCGGCTCAAAGCGGCTCTCTCTCATTCGAACCAAA GCGATATCAAAGATGTCCTGTGGCAGAGAAGTCCAAGTGCTGATATCTGGATCAGAAGGAGGACTAACTTTGCTAGAACAGTTGGAGTTGCAA GCTTTGCTGGATATATTATTGGACTGGGCGATAGGCATGGGAGCAATATTTTGGTTGATCAGCTAACATGGGGCGCACTTCATATCGATTTTGGTGAT CTATTCAACGTTGCGCAAGAGAGGTCCTTCTTGCCTGAAAAGGTGCCATTCCGTCTCACTCGGATGATGACTAATGCATTTGAA CTTGCATCGCAAGGAGATTTGAATACTCCTGGGTCAAGGGGAACATTTAAGCAAGCTTCCCTCATAACAATGGATGTTTTGCGTGATAGCAGAAGCACACTACTTGCAATGTTGGAAGCTTTCCTGTATGACCCTTTGCTTTCGTGGACA TCAAGTCAGAACAACATTTCAGGCGCAGCCCAAATTGAAGAAGCTG CTCCCAAAGTCGGAACCTCCTTGGAAGGGTTGAAG TCTGAAACTGGACGAAACAAATCTTCCGAGAGCGCTCAGTCACAGCAGAGCGAGACCAAAAATCTGTCAATACAAGACGATTCACATACCTCTCAGCAACTGGATAACTCCGTAATATCCACTTGCCTTCGCACTGACTCGTATATGGCAAGAGTTTCCTGCGCTGGAATGACGAACAGTAAGGCGTTGCAA GTACTTACTCAGATAGAAAGAAAATTAGTTG GTCTCCCCAACGCTAACTCTGAACAACCACTCAGTGTCGATAATCAGGTACAGGAGCTCATCAAAGAAGCCACCGATCTTCAGAACCTGTCCCAAGGCTATGTGCTGGGATGGATTCCACATTGGTAG
- a CDS encoding uncharacterized protein (Similar to TIGR gene model, INSD accession AAW46447.1), with product MSLAYLEQDTTEALADSIWNVSWNKANQIVTSSADGHIRVWDAEELSQPVHDIDSHPLAITSLSVADKKALASSLDGTIVLVDTENGEQLGKVESARVKLPAEGGPEIPAFTCALHPQHACWAWSGRTSKVVIRTMGSDDVDVDADADSSSTQGPGPLGGESSVMQGGKGKFGLDLQFSPDGRSLALATEQGQVVVFDTETRATVATYTSHNKAVRTIGWSPDSQWLYSGSDDHLIVLYDVRAGSQSGAGGKGEGAVAMMQGHQNWVLRVAPSPDGRLLGSGGADHLIKLWDIGQRSCVSTSSSNADVWGFAWQPEGAGALPPGKQFAVAGDEKIVTLYRAAGAV from the exons ATG TCCTTGGCGTATCTTGAACAAGATACAACAGAAG CTCTCGCAGATTCCATATGGAACGTCAGCTGGAACAAGGCCAACCAGATTGTTACGTCGTCTGCCGATGGTCATATCCGAGTATGGGATGCTGAAGAATTGAGCCAGCCGGTGCATGATATTGATTCACATCCGCTTGCGATCACGTCTTTATCCGTCGCGGATAAAAAGGCTTTAGCGTCGAGTTTGGATGGGACGATCGTACTGGTGGATACGGAGAATGGGGAACAGTTGGGTAAAGTTGAGTCTGCACGTGTAAAATTACCAGCGGAAGGAGGACCAG AGATCCCTGCGTTTACATGTGCTCTGCACCCTCAACATGCTTGTTGGGCGTGGTCCGGGCGAACCTCCAAGGTTGTCATCCGAACAATGGGCTCTGACGATGTCGATGTCGATGCCGATGCCGATTCCAGCAGCACACAAGGACCGGGACCGCTTGGAGGGGAAAGTAGCGTTATGCAAGGGGGGAAAGGGAAATTCGGTCTCGACTTGCAATTC TCGCCTGATGGCCGTTCCCTTGCTCTCGCTACAGAGCAAGGTCAAGTGGTGGTGTTTGACACTGAAACAAGAGCTACTGTTGCGACTTATACATCGCATAACAAGGCCGTTCGAACGATTGGCTGGTCCCCTGATTCCCAA TGGTTGTATTCGGGTTCAGACGACCATTTGATTGTGCTGTACGACGTCCGAGCTGGCTCGCAATCTGGAGCGGGTGGTAAGGGCGAAGGTGCGGTAGCAATGATGCAAGGTCATCAAAACTGGGTGCTGAGGGTTGCACCATCACCTGATGGTAGACTCTTAGGTAGCGG TGGCGCCGATCATCTTATCAAGCTTTGGGATATTGGACAGAGAAGCTGTGTGTCAACGTCATCGAGCAATGCGGATGTTTGGGGATTTGCGTGGCAGCCTGAAGGAGCGGGTGCACTCCCGCCCGGCAAGCAATTTGCAGTGGCTGGAGATGAAAAGATTGTCACGCTTTACAGAGCAGCAGGAGCTGTATAG
- a CDS encoding adenylate cyclase binding protein, putative (Similar to TIGR gene model, INSD accession AAW46449.1), whose amino-acid sequence MAAGMHSMSTILKRLEAVTSRLEDIAVTHASPATPAATPPAKSPPAATPPPAPPAARAYQDEIINGALKDLLSNSAQVGGLVAEHSALLGPLCHAQHAFLQLASTHAKPPTPTALAPLLQSQGTAIEAVIQAKDRLSRSKDGREWAVCFNVLAEGVPAWGWVQVNAAQFWCDRVIKQYKETNAAAVAWAKSFIALVAALESYVKQWHTTGVVWNPKGSPAPSSMPETSSMPETSSMPETPSAPPPPPPPPPPPSGSAPAASAPPASGAAALLADLNRGGAVTSGLRKVDSSQMTHKNPALRSADTVPDNAKKAPPLKPKPGAKPVKKPAKIELEDGNKWIIENQEDHKSIKIENTELHHTVHIFSCVNSVVQISGKINAVTMVGCKKTSLVLDSAVSSLSITSSPSFEVQIIGSIPTIQIDTTDSGQVYLSKECMQVIEIITSKCSSINISVPTAENGDFVERPVPEQMKSRVVDGKLVTEIVEHAG is encoded by the exons ATGGCCGCCGGCATGCACTCTATGAGCACGATCCT CAAGCGCCTGGAGG CTGTCACAAGCCGCCTGGAAGACATCGCAGTCACCCACGCCAGCCCCGCCACCCCCGCCGCTACTCCCCCCGCCAAGTCCCCCCCCGCCGCCActcccccccccgcccccccCGCCGCCAGGGCGTACCAGGACGAGATCATCAACGGCGCCCTCAAGGACTTGCTCTCAAACTCCGCGCAGGTCGGCGGCCTCGTAGCTGAACAC TCCGCCCTCTTGGGCCCGCTATGCCACGCCCAGCACGCCTTCCTCCAGCTCGCCTCCACCCACGCAAAGCCCCCCACGCCCACCGCACTCGCACCCCTCCTCCAGTCCCAGGGAACGGCCATCGAAGCCGTCATACAGGCCAAGGACAGGCTCAGTCGCTCCAAAGACGGCCGCGAGTGGGCCGTCTGCTTCAATGTGCTTGCCGAAGGTGTCCCCGCCTGGGGCTGGGTACAGGTC AACGCCGCGCAGTTCTGGTGCGACCGCGTCATCAAGCAGTACAAGGAAAC GAACGCAGCGGCAGTTGCCTGGGCCAAATCCTTCATTGCGTTGGTTGCCGCGCTCGAATCCTATGTCAAGCAGTGGCACACGACCGGCGTCGTATGGAACCCCAAG GGCTCCCCAGCCCCCTCATCTATGCCGGAGACTTCATCTATGCCCGAGACTTCATCTATGCCCGAGACACCATCTgcacctcctcctcctcctcctcctcctcctcctccttctggCTCAGCACCGGCTGCTTCTGCCCCCCCCGCTTCAGGAGCCGCCGCTCTTTTGGCCGATCTGAACCGTGGCGGCGCTGTCACCTCTGGATTGCGAAAGGTCGATAGCTCCCAGATGACCCACAAGAATCCCGCACTTCGTTCGGCCGACACTGTCCCTGACAATGCAAAGAAGGCCCCGCCTCTCAAGCCCAAGCCTGGCGCAAAGCCGGTGAAGAAGCCTGCAAAGATTGAGCTCGAAGATGGAAATAAATGGATCATT GAAAACCAAGAGGACCACAAATCTATTAAAATCGAAAACACCGAACTGCACCACACGGTCCACATCTTTAGCTGCGTCAACTCTGTAGTCCAAATCTCTGGCAAAATCAACGCGGTCACCATGG TTGGATGTAAAAAAACATCCCTCGTCCTCGACTCTGCCGTATCCTCATTATCCATCACCTCGTCTCCCTCTTTCGAGGTCCAGATCATCGGGTCGATCCCCACCATCCAAATCGACACAACCGACTCTGGCCAGGTATACCTCTCAAAGGAATGTATGCAAGTGATCGAAATCATCACCAGCAAGTGCAGTAGCATCAACATCTCTGTGCCTACCGCCGAAAACGGTGATTTCGTTGAGAGGCCCGTCCCGGAGCAGATGAAGTCGAGGGTGGTTGACGGGAAACTCGTCACAGAGATTGTAGAGCACGCAGGGTAG
- a CDS encoding uncharacterized protein (Similar to SGTC gene model, INSD accession EAL18677.1), producing MSLPTPNIAHFTESDYEHIYEPAEDSFILLDALELDAHDLRRMHPSVCVEIGAGSGVVSAFMSNLLGHENSCTYITILDPIRCNLVDPLLPRLAAKVDVLLFNPPYVPTDNEELQMTQESRGIGGAWAGGADGMTITNTVLQQLPNLLSPGGRLYLVAIHQNNTKDISARMLSLGLQSKLINLFKEIIKRRAGRELLSVLRISKPI from the exons ATGTCCCTTCCTACGCCAAACATTGCCCATTTCACAGAGTCCGACTATGAGCACATCTACGAGCCTGCAG AGGACTCGTTTATCCTTCTAGATGCCCTTGAATTAGATGCCCACGATTTGCGTCGAATGCATCCATCCGTTTGCGTTGAAATAGG AGCTGGTTCCGGCGTCGTCTCCGCGTTCATGTCCAATTTACTCGGCCACGAAAACAGCTGTACGTATATC ACAATCTTGGATCCGATACGATGTAATCTAGTCGaccctcttctccctcgCCTGGCCGCAAAAGTCGACGTACTGTTGTTTAACCCGCCATATGTCCCCACGGATAATGAAGA GCTACAAATGACCCAGGAATCGCGTGGGATTGGTGGAGCCTGGGCGGGTGGTGCCGATGGGATGACCATCACGAATACCGTCCTACAGCAGCTTCCA AACCTTTTATCCCCTGGCGGCCGTCTTTATCTCGTCGCAATACATCAAAATAATACCAAGGATATTAGTGCACGCATGTTATCACTTGGATTACAATCAAAA CTCATCAATTTGTTCAAGGAAATTATCAAACGACGAGCTGGGAGAGAACTGTTATCTGTTCTGAGAATTTCTAAACCTATATAA